One stretch of Arachis hypogaea cultivar Tifrunner chromosome 20, arahy.Tifrunner.gnm2.J5K5, whole genome shotgun sequence DNA includes these proteins:
- the LOC114926139 gene encoding WAT1-related protein At3g30340-like, with the protein MYVVAQLLSGVAVTSKIPISTELSTLIGASKAFQILSNVGLVSTIGDWKIWLSYLIAMLVYTMVKFLNIRLMSTDCGCGWFPYVTSSSVPLWVTFTSLLESVNIKCKSGRAKILGTLVCIGGALLLTLYKGKPLFNYASATSIEKTGTSSSSGRWTIGVVALILGTLFCHLGT; encoded by the exons ATGTACGTCGTCGCACAGCTTCTTAGTGGCGTCGCCGTCACTTCCAAAATCCCCATATCGACGGAGCTCTCCACCCTCATCGGTGCATCAAAAG CATTTCAAATTTTGTCAAATGTTGGCTTAGTTAGTACA ATTGGTGATTGGAAAATTTGGCTGAGTTACTTGATTGCTATGCTTGTGTACACAatggttaaatttttaaatattagacTTATGTCAACAGATTGTGGATGTGGCTGGTTTCCTTATGTTACATCTTCTTCAGTGCCATTGTGGG TCACCTTCACTTCTTT GTTAGAGAGTGTGAACATCAAGTGCAAGAGTGGGAGAGCAAAGATTCTTGGGACATTGGTGTGCATAGGGGGTGCATTGTTGTTGACACTCTATAAAGGAAAGCCCTTGTTTAACTATGCTTCTGCAACTTCTATAGAAAAGACAGGAACAAGTAGTAGTAGTGGAAGATGGACCATTGGTGTTGTGGCTTTGATTCTTGGAACACTGTTTTGTCATCTTGGTACATAG